In one window of Bombus fervidus isolate BK054 chromosome 4, iyBomFerv1, whole genome shotgun sequence DNA:
- the Tollo gene encoding toll-like receptor Tollo, whose product MRGSPAFFAILLGTIFGVLGASLSKALRYKAPDECKWVATGDTEDDVSLVCRLRTINSELENTNFSVIQPQHTVRLRLECSDALFYQSSLSAGSFRPLVELRELVIEYCKIGNLSDDAFKGLKELRNLTVRTHNTDWSAMALDVSAGAFTDELRQLEKLDLGENNMWSIPEGALCPLVNLEILNLTRNRLREVTSFRFNGASRCLSNLKELDLSNNSIESLPTAAFSGLTRLHSLDLRCNAISFMADRAFEGFSSLAILRLADNRLASLPPELFSDARNIQEIHLRNNTLNVLPPGLFSELTQLLVLDLSHNELTAEWVNAATFSGLVRLVVLDLSNNRIARLDPTVFRDLYSLQILRLQENLLETLPENTFSALYNLHTLLLSYNLLTVIDATTLSGLYVLNLLSLDNNRLHTIHPSSLRNASSLQEFHLNRNQLKSVPDALKATPLLRTLDLGENLISEIPTGTFDHVAQLYGLRLTENHIGNLTKGVFDRIKELKILNLAMNRIQYIEPGTFDENLNLQAIRLDGNQLTDIAGLFTNLPNLVWLNVSDNKLRWFDYAMIPTGLQWLDIHSNEIRELGNYFEIESQLQLSIFDASENKLTEITGNAIPMSVERLYLNDNQISKVQSYSFFKKPNLTTVELKGNQIRNLEPYALRISAVPPEKPLPEFYIGDNQYLCDCTMEWLQRVNRQNQTRVQPRVMDLESIYCKLLYDREHAFVPLVEASHSQFLCKYDTHCFALCHCCDFDACDCEMTCPLNCTCYHDQSWSANVVDCSNGGHVSKLPEQIPMDATRLYLDGNDLRGVSSHAFIGRKKLKVLFLNSSNIEIVQNRSFNGLRDLEDLHLQDNKIRELKGHEFEGLDALKLLYLHRNRIVSIGNDTFSSLRSLRILRLESNRLTTLAVWTLPGSIEISLSGNPWSCECDYLQSYREWIREPNVRVTDASALRCVYNVTEFEAFGNEVFADNEFGFSVANNDRERSNDSVCTGASSIDNDVHRNYTKTIIEKQVLQDYLPLLVATLVGSLLVVLLCMLGFVFRQELRVWFHSRFGVRIFYRNHEVDRDDRDKLFDAFVSYSSKDEAFVAEELAPVLEMGNPSYKLCLHYRDFPVGSFIADTIVQAVESSRRTIMVLSENFIKSEWCRFDFKSAHHQVLRDRRRRLILVLVGDVHQRDLDPDIRLYLKTNTYLQWGDKLFWEKLRFALPDVPNNQRTTQRTRQPPPVRRQHNNRTSNGSRTVSVHI is encoded by the coding sequence ATGCGGGGCAGTCCTGCGTTCTTCGCCATATTACTGGGCACGATATTCGGTGTCCTCGGCGCGTCTCTCAGCAAAGCGCTCCGGTACAAAGCGCCGGATGAGTGCAAGTGGGTCGCGACCGGTGACACCGAGGATGACGTCTCGTTGGTCTGTCGCCTGAGAACGATCAACAGCGAGCTGGAGAACACCAACTTCAGCGTGATACAACCACAACATACGGTCCGTCTGCGGCTGGAATGCAGCGACGCGTTGTTCTACCAGAGCTCGCTGAGCGCCGGCAGCTTCAGGCCGTTGGTCGAGCTGCGCGAGCTGGTAATCGAGTACTGCAAGATCGGTAACCTGTCGGACGACGCGTTCAAAGGGTTGAAGGAGTTGCGTAATTTGACCGTGAGGACGCACAACACCGACTGGTCGGCGATGGCACTGGACGTGTCGGCCGGAGCGTTCACGGACGAGTTGAGGCAATTGGAGAAATTGGATCTCGGCGAGAATAACATGTGGAGTATACCGGAGGGTGCGCTGTGTCCCCTGGTCAATCTGGAAATTTTAAACTTGACGAGAAATCGATTGCGCGAGGTGACGAGTTTTCGGTTCAACGGAGCATCCAGGTGTCTGTCGAACTTGAAGGAATTAGATTTAAGTAACAACAGCATCGAATCACTGCCGACCGCCGCGTTCTCCGGTTTAACGCGGCTGCACAGTCTCGACCTCCGATGCAACGCCATCAGTTTCATGGCGGACCGCGCGTTCGAAGGCTTCTCCTCGTTAGCCATCTTGAGGCTCGCGGACAATCGGCTCGCTAGCTTGCCACCCGAACTCTTCAGCGACGCGAGGAACATCCAGGAGATTCACTTGAGGAACAACACGTTGAACGTGTTACCGCCCGGTTTGTTCAGTGAACTGACGCAGTTGTTGGTGCTCGATCTTTCTCATAACGAGTTGACCGCAGAGTGGGTGAACGCGGCTACTTTCAGTGGTTTGGTACGTTTAGTGGTGCTCGATCTATCTAACAATCGTATCGCTCGACTAGATCCGACCGTGTTTCGCGACCTGTACAGCTTACAGATTCTCCGGTTACAGGAGAATCTCTTGGAAACTCTACCGGAGAACACGTTCTCCGCGCTCTATAATCTTCACACCCTGTTGCTCAGCTATAATTTGCTAACTGTTATCGACGCGACCACGCTCAGCGGTCTTTACGTGCTGAATCTGCTTTCCTTGGACAACAACAGGCTGCACACGATCCACCCCAGCTCCCTGAGAAACGCCTCGTCGCTGCAAGAGTTTCACCTGAACCGTAACCAGCTTAAGTCCGTTCCGGACGCGTTGAAAGCCACTCCCCTTCTGCGAACCCTCGACCTCGGCGAGAATCTCATTTCGGAGATACCGACTGGCACGTTCGACCACGTGGCCCAGCTTTACGGGCTTCGATTAACCGAAAATCATATTGGGAATCTTACCAAGGGTGTTTTCGATCGTATCAAGGAACTCAAGATATTAAATCTCGCGATGAATCGTATACAGTACATCGAACCCGGCACTTTCGACGAGAATCTCAACCTCCAAGCGATCCGTTTGGACGGTAATCAACTGACAGACATCGCCGGCCTTTTCACCAATCTGCCGAATCTCGTTTGGCTCAACGTCAGCGACAATAAACTCAGATGGTTCGACTACGCGATGATACCAACCGGATTGCAATGGCTCGACATCCACTCGAACGAGATACGAGAGCTGGGCAACTACTTCGAGATCGAGAGCCAGTTACAGCTGAGCATCTTCGACGCGAGCGAGAACAAGCTCACCGAGATCACCGGAAACGCGATACCAATGAGCGTGGAGAGGCTCTACCTCAACGACAACCAGATCTCCAAGGTGCAGAGTTATTCGTTTTTCAAGAAGCCCAACCTGACGACGGTCGAGTTAAAAGGAAACCAGATACGTAACTTGGAACCGTACGCGTTGCGTATCAGCGCCGTGCCACCGGAAAAACCACTGCCAGAATTTTACATCGGCGACAACCAGTACCTGTGCGACTGTACCATGGAGTGGTTGCAACGCGTCAACAGACAGAACCAGACTCGAGTGCAACCACGAGTCATGGATCTGGAGAGTATTTACTGCAAACTTCTGTACGATCGGGAGCACGCGTTCGTACCTTTGGTCGAGGCATCTCACTCGCAGTTTCTCTGCAAATACGATACACATTGCTTCGCCCTGTGCCACTGTTGCGACTTCGACGCCTGTGACTGCGAAATGACGTGCCCTTTGAACTGCACGTGTTACCACGATCAATCGTGGTCGGCGAACGTAGTGGACTGTTCGAATGGCGGACACGTGAGCAAGTTGCCCGAACAGATACCGATGGACGCGACGCGGCTCTATTTGGACGGGAACGACCTGCGCGGGGTGTCCAGTCATGCTTTCATCGGTCGTAAGAAGCTCAAAGTGCTATTTCTCAATTCCTCCAACATCGAGATCGTTCAAAATCGATCGTTCAACGGTCTCAGAGACTTGGAGGATCTTCACCTGCAAGACAACAAGATTCGAGAGCTGAAGGGACACGAGTTCGAGGGACTGGACGCTCTGAAACTTCTCTACTTGCATCGCAACCGAATCGTATCGATAGGCAACGAcaccttctcttctcttcgatCGTTACGCATTCTTCGATTGGAGAGCAATCGGCTGACGACTCTAGCCGTGTGGACGTTACCCGGTTCCATCGAAATCAGTTTGTCTGGAAATCCATGGTCCTGTGAGTGTGACTATCTTCAAAGTTACCGCGAGTGGATCCGCGAGCCGAACGTTCGCGTGACGGACGCGTCCGCGTTGCGCTGCGTGTACAACGTGACGGAGTTCGAGGCGTTCGGTAACGAGGTGTTTGCGGACAACGAGTTCGGGTTCTCCGTGGCGAACAACGATCGCGAGAGAAGCAACGATAGCGTGTGTACGGGAGCTAGTAGCATCGACAACGACGTGCACCGCAACTATACCAAGACTATCATCGAGAAACAAGTGCTACAGGACTATCTTCCACTTTTGGTTGCTACGTTAGTTGGCTCTCTATTGGTAGTCCTCCTTTGTATGTTGGGATTCGTGTTCCGTCAAGAACTTCGCGTATGGTTCCACTCGAGATTCGGTGTGAGGATATTCTATCGAAACCACGAAGTGGATCGGGACGATCGAGACAAACTGTTCGACGCTTTCGTCAGTTACAGTTCTAAAGACGAGGCGTTTGTTGCCGAGGAATTGGCGCCTGTCTTAGAGATGGGGAATCCTTCCTATAAATTGTGTCTACACTACCGGGACTTTCCTGTCGGAAGCTTCATAGCAGACACCATAGTTCAAGCGGTAGAATCCTCGAGAAGAACCATAATGGTCCTGTCCGAAAACTTCATCAAGTCCGAGTGGTGTCGGTTCGATTTCAAATCGGCGCACCATCAGGTGTTACGCGATCGAAGACGCCGACTGATTCTGGTGCTAGTGGGCGATGTTCATCAGCGAGACCTCGACCCAGACATTAGGCTATACCTGAAGACGAACACGTACTTGCAGTGGGGTGACAAGCTATTCTGGGAGAAACTTCGGTTCGCGTTGCCGGACGTACCGAACAATCAGAGGACCACGCAGAGAACGAGGCAGCCGCCGCCGGTCCGACGGCAGCACAACAACAGGACATCGAACGGATCGCGTACCGTCTCCGTGCACATATGA